A region of the Falco rusticolus isolate bFalRus1 chromosome 6, bFalRus1.pri, whole genome shotgun sequence genome:
TTATACAAACCCTCCAATTATCTTCAAAGCATTtaggaaaattttaaaggaacaaaacTATTTTCCCTAATTGTATATCTAAAATTAAGAGTAATTAAAGTGGGGGAGGAAcccaaatgcaaaacaaacccATGCAAGCTGCCAGAATCCAGGGTGGTGAGTATGTTTGAAAACTAAGACATAGAAAGAagagacagctgaaaaaatgagCAGAATGGTGAACCGGTCTTTCCAGAAATCAGAAGCTGCAGGCTGGTTTAAGACAGTGGTGGCTGACAGGAGATCTGCTCTCTGTCAAAACACAGAGGGAGAGAGTTGTTCAGCATACAGAATGCCACTAGCACCAGGCTATATGGAAGCCATGCGTAATCTGAGGTTAGAAATTGCAAGGTTTCTAATTGTAGGAGAAGTACAGTCTCCCACTGAAAATATCAGGCAAGTACTCCAACTTTTCCTCGCTATTTAAAGTTCTTGATCAGTATAGGAAAGGTACTTGGCATAGTTTTGATCAAAAAAAGAACAGGCTTCCCATGTCTGAGACCTCCTGTATTCTGTTAcatacttaaaatgttttgagttCCCCCTCAAGCTGTGAAGCATTTAAGAGGTTTTGGCTTAGCATAGATCTTTCTATGCCTGGCACTTCTGACGAAAGTGCACAGACGTGTCTTGCAGTGTATACTCAAGCTAATTTGACTGGAAAATGAAGTTGTTGCCTCCTGGACATAAGGTCTTCAACTTCAATTTATTAACCCAACACCACgttaagagaaggaaagaatggCTGTTTGCTTGAGTTTATGAAACAAATCCATGAACCACAAACACCAAGTTTCTACAACCATcagttaaaacagttttaattaaacCACCACATTTGAAAGGAGTGCCACATACATTAGTATCACTTGAGAGTAATTAATGACTATTTGCAATAGCTTTCTCCCAAACATCTTAATTGTGTAACATTCTGGTTATGCTTCTACCCCTCCCAGTACATTCAGAgccaagtttatttttcatttgtgcttttttgaCAAGTTATGacaatgtttattaaaaaacacatacaaaagACTTAAGTTCTGCTAAACCCTATTGCCATACCATCCTCCCTCTCATTAGGAAGGGTGTCCATTTTCTTacatcttttctccttctcagcTTTAGCTGTGCAAGGATTTTCTGGGCTTGGGATTCTCTGCTGCGTTTTGAAATCACTAGAAAATAGGTACTATTATTGCTCATGATACAAGTAAGTCTACACAGTAGTCCCCACCAGCCCATACtgtacagaaaaggaaaaaaaaaaaaaaaaagaaaaaaagacacatttgcCACAGGATTCTCTTCTTCAGCATGAATCATAAATACAGTTGATTGTATATGCTGTGACTGAGCTTGTAACACAGTTCTGAAGTCTGCAGATTTTGTGAAGTTGAAAATGGcctggaaaagaccttcagtGGTCACCTGGCCTTTTCAAAACCGGATCACATGCAATATATATAATTACTAAATTATAAAGGTGTTACAAAACAGATAGCTATACAATATATAATACAAGAAATATTGGGCATTGAAAAAGCTTAGTtctaaattacttcagttttacaGTATGCTGGTTAATGCTTTTTAAGTTCTATCTTGTACATGTGCATGAATACATACACTCATACACTTCCCCTAAGTACTGCGTTCATGATAGTAAGAAGTAAGTCCCTAGCTGCTCATTACGCAGAGTGACATGCAGCATTTGCTTTCCACCCTACCTGTACCCCCCTCAGAAATTTGTCTCAGCTACAAGCTATAGCTGGAAGGCAAGCTCCACAAATGagcctcttccttctttcccagctgAGGAAAGCTTTGACAAAGAATACAGACCATAATTAAACCTGCTGTAAGCTGCTGCAGGTCCATGACCAACACAGACATGGCTCTGCCTCGCTGGAATACTTGATTGGAATTACTGGCTCCAGAAACACAAGCCAGGATCCAGCCAGATTACTCTGAGATGGGTGTCTCTATGAAGTTTGCATATGTAGATTGCTCACAGAACTGCTTTTCTATTTTGACCTGTTATCCCTAGTGACTCACAAAGCATCCCTGAGTTTACTAAACTCTGGAGTACCTAGAATGTGCTTTATAAACTTTTGGAGGTTTTCAACACCTGCTAAGATTTTCCTCCAAAGCACAGCTGATAAAACAGTGAAGTTAAGACAGACAAAGAACAGTGTATGCTTCTACGCAAAGACATTTTCTAAATCAGCATCCCTCAAATaccatataaaaatatatgtagtttAACATCTGAAAGCTTATTGATTCTCTCTGTGACAATGTATATTAAATTATATGTGGCTCCATCACAAGTCCTGCAGTGGCCACAAAAACACCAGTAAGCGTTACATTAGCCACTGTTACACACACCAGCTCCATGTTTCAGAGGAGATCTTCATCCAACATCACCAActgatggaaaataaattttatttttacttctcacTTAATTCAAATAGCTAATAGTCAACAATAGTCCAGTAACAGGAATCAGAAGAGACTCAGGCAGCAGGTGACTACAATAGTCTCAGGGAGGTTCCTTCCTTTGGACTAACTCTGGTGGAAGAAAAGGCACTCTTTGgaaggttgggtttttttctagttccatttaaaacaattttgtcagaggtgaaaacaaaataacttacAGGTTCCTCTAATGGGTTGTTtaaaatctcttcctttctgccctTGAAACACTATATTCATATGCAAATGTTTGAATAAAATAAGGATGACTCAAACTGGGAGGAGAAGTAGAAGTAAACCACCCAAATAGATATCGACATGAGCATATGTAAATAATACTTTAGGTAAAAGCTAGTTGCTTAAAGATACCAGTATTTTTGCTAATTTATTGCCAGGGCTAATAAGGAATGATCTGGAGAAAAAGGTGGTTTTTCAGTGTCTTACAATTGCACCAAATTTACATCAGAGGTGCTCCTCTGTTGCTTTGACAGTGGATTGTACTTGGATTTAATCTTTCAATTTAAGTATGGTGCTCTCTCTGGGGAAGAGTAGTAATAGGTAGGCTTGATGTTTCCCAGGACTTCATCTTCCCAGTTGGGGAGAcagcagaagaagaaagcacaaCCTATTGCAACAACAGTGCTGGCCCAACCAAAGCCATAGGCCCAGCTGAACATATTATCTCCTGTCAGTggaatttcttctgtgaatttCACTGGGTAGATGACCAAGCCTATGATCTGGAACGCAGctagagagaaagaaagaaaagcaggagtaAATGGCAATGAATGTATTGCATTTCCCACTACAAAAAAGGTACCCAGAGATAACTGCATATCCTTTTAAGATGTGTAAGGATTAGTTTCAGTCCTACAATCAAATGTGCATTCTCACGGAGGTATACGATTTCTGGCCAAGGCAGATCCCCACGTCTATCCAACTGCAGCAGCTACGGCTGACATTGCCAGGTTGCTAAGGCACATACCTGCGTGCGGTGGCTGTCCTACAGCCAGGCACTGTGATCCCTGCAGAGCCAGTGACCTCCCACCCGTACCACAGCCCCACCACTCCTTCCCACTGCAAGGTGGGAAGCACCCGGGGCTCTTGGTCCCCCAGTCATAGCATGTGACATGCAGGGTCAAAGGTGTTGGCTGCCCCTGTACACCACTTTCAGGGAAGTGCTAACGGACAGCGGCTACTGGAGCTCCCACAACCATCATCCTCTCAGAGCATAAATCAGTCTTCTCTTGTTCCCCATGAAAATGAGTCACAAACCAGACAAAGACAGTTATTCGGTAGGGAGGCTCCATCTagcatgtttttctgctgatgcTTGTTTTACATCTAAAATACCTTGTCTTTATGCCCAGCCTTACCAACAACAAAGAGCAAGCCTCCGATTCCTCGCACAAAGTTGAAACGGAGTATCTCAATTGAGAATGCGATGACTGCGAGGGCGAAACAGATGACAAGGATCACAAAGCCAACAAGAtaggtggcagctgctgctctcccccatcctttatgagaaaacaagaaagatgtTACACACAGCGGTGCGTTGAACCGTAGGTCATTGCAGGTCTTTGGTttcctttaatcttttttttgttgaaacCCTTTACTGTAAGAAGTGTGCTCTATGTCAAAGCAATACTGGATGCCTCCAAAgtgcacagctgcagagcaaagagGCAGCATCACTAGTGGAGCAGCACAGAACTCCCTGCCTGCTAACCTGTTCTGCTGGAAAGGAGGGATATAGCGCAGCATGGTAGTAGAAGTAATACCTCCAAACTCCCTATCTGTCAGGACCCGCAGACAGCTGAGCAGATAGGGCACACAACTGCTGAGAATGTACTTTTTTGTCACCTTTCCTGTTTGACGTGAAAGTTTACAAAGCTACTTCCATGCACAGGGGAGTATGAAAGCCAACAAGAGGGTACCTCACAGGAGATAACTGCTGGGAAATAACAGTGCTGTCAGCATACAGCTTCTTGCCTGTTTGTTTATGACAAGAATAATGCATGTGGAGCAAAGTTAGCAttactaaaaagaaatagattGGAATAGCTGAAGTGAGAGATGACAAAGAGAAAGCTCTTGACGATAATTATCTactcacagctgaaaaaaaaatagaaccaGCTAAAATGCAGCAGGTGGAAGAGAAATAGCAGAATCTGAGGTAAAGTGGAAATTCCTCTTTGAATCATTACTTTGACATTTGCTGGAAAAGGGTAGTGCAGATTCTTAGGATCAAGCAACTGCAGGCTGAAGAAGCTCAGGCACAAAGCAAGTTGCCTTatcccagcagagcagcaccagtgCCCAGAACTCATCCACCACAGGCCAGGGCAGCAAAGGTAAGAAAACATCCCAGAAAAATTCCAGCAATTCCCCTTTTGCAGTAACACAGGTTTGTGAGAAGGCCCTCATTATAGCCAGACCCTGTCCTCTTTAGAAACCAAGCAGGAGTTCAGTTGAGCCCAATGCAAACAGCAACAAGCAAAGTTGTTCCTGCCCTGGAGGCAGGATAACTGCCCACAGGGCTAAACCATAGGGCTGgtgctttgttttccagtcaGCTGTCATCACAGCTCAATTCCCACATCTGCATAACATTGATTTCTACTTCCATACATTTAGACAGAGGTAGGGCCAGATCCTGAGCTCCCTCTAATGTAGGAATAAAGACAGCAGCGATATCTAGgtcaaaatattaaaaaaccaagTATCTTTCATCAGAGCTGCCTGTTTCAACGCAGCTAAAGTGACTCTGGAGACACCCTGCTTTCAACATAGCCTCCGCTCTTTCCTGTGCGAAAGCGCAGAGGAAAGATGTTGAGacagagaacatttttctaAAGAGTTAAAGTCCTCCACCTTAACTCATGTACTCTACTAGCTGCATAAATGAGGGATAGCTAGTAGTTTTACTGCATTCTCTGACTCAAGTTATCTCAGACACCTCTACTACATACATCAATTTACTCTCGGAAAGCAAAGCATtgttttacagttattttcatCAAGTCTGAATTGGtttctttcccctctgttcCAACAGGAAGAGTAAAACACAGCAGCCATCCGTCAGCCAGATCTTGGCCCCAACTACCACCTGAAGACAGTCATGTTGGCATAGAAAGGGTAAGGGAAAGGGTTTTCTTTACCCCCTCCCTTCTTGGAGCTACTCAAGACAGCAAAAACTCTTCAAATTACTTCTCCTTCAGTCAGTCCTGCATGTTTCATACCCCTTCGCTATGAAAGGGCTGCAGGTTtaaggagggagggaggacacAAGCTGTATCAGTGGTCTGATAAAAactttttcagacaaaatattcTCTAACATACCTAACACAAGTACTGGATATTATCTCCACAATAGAATTTATTTAGGGATAACCAATAtaaagggatttattttctcatctctgGCAGTACAGAAACAACACCACACACAGTTGTAGGAGATGTCTTGTCAGGACAATCGATACcaagctgtcctggtttcagctgggatagttaattttcctTAGTAGCTGGTGTAGcactgtattttggatttggtgtgagaagtatgttgatagcacactgatggttttagttgtcaCTAGGTActgtttatactaagtcaaagagttttcagcttctcaggccctgccagtgagagggctggaggggcacaaggaattgtgaggggacacagccaggacagctggccaaagggatattccataccatgggacatcatgctctGTATGCaaactggggggtgggtgggtgggggggggttggccagggcctgccaATCCTTGCTCAGacactggctgggcatcagtaAGCAGGTGGCAAGGCAGTCAcgttgtgcatcacttgttttttccccccttccctttagacttccttcctccccctcccccctactttttaattataactgctattattattattgttgttctttcaATATTAAATTGTCCTTAACCCTCAAGtgttacattcctttctgattcccCTCCctatccctctgggtgagggcagggggaaTGAGTGACTGGCTGCATGGCACTAgattaccagctggggttaagccacaaCACAAGCCCAGCTTTGTTTCAGGTCTTCAGAAATAGGCAGTAGTAGGCATCACCATTATGAAATTCAGTGGGTTTTGTTCTCATGCATGACAGAGCTG
Encoded here:
- the LOC119150328 gene encoding p53 apoptosis effector related to PMP-22-like, translated to MVVCGLACWRCRWLLPLLLGLAIIMGIIALAGRGWLESESAPYVQQASLWESCTRGEEDLNWSCESLMDYGWGRAAAATYLVGFVILVICFALAVIAFSIEILRFNFVRGIGGLLFVVAAFQIIGLVIYPVKFTEEIPLTGDNMFSWAYGFGWASTVVAIGCAFFFCCLPNWEDEVLGNIKPTYYYSSPERAPYLN